The following proteins come from a genomic window of Geothrix edaphica:
- a CDS encoding ABC transporter ATP-binding protein, with translation MSLAIDALLLERVDGVRLLGPLSLRVAPGERLGLVGESGSGKSLLVQTLFGVLPPGVRQAGGTVSAFDTPLDHPGREFDRIRGARMAWVPQDPRQALNPLLTLAQHVALLPGVHRGETPRATLGRMAPLLERLGLPTDAGFLRRFPHQLSGGQRQRLCLAMALSCDPGLLVLDEPTTALDPLAQKTFLDLVLELQRERGLAFLWITHDLALASLACERLLVIYGGEAVEAGPAVHLLSAPRHPYTARLLTAARRQPSVEAGFLPAPQDRPAGCPFQPRCPDRQGSCVDWSPWQGTPDHGLRCDRPLQPAE, from the coding sequence ATGTCCCTGGCCATTGATGCGCTGCTCCTGGAACGGGTGGACGGAGTCCGCCTGCTGGGGCCCCTGAGCCTCCGGGTGGCTCCCGGGGAGCGGCTGGGACTGGTGGGCGAGAGCGGGTCGGGCAAGAGCCTGCTGGTGCAGACCTTGTTCGGCGTCTTGCCCCCTGGGGTGCGCCAGGCGGGGGGAACGGTATCCGCCTTCGACACCCCCCTGGACCACCCCGGGAGGGAGTTCGACCGCATCCGGGGCGCCCGGATGGCCTGGGTGCCCCAGGACCCCCGGCAGGCCCTGAACCCCTTGCTGACCCTGGCCCAGCATGTGGCCCTGCTGCCGGGCGTCCACCGGGGCGAAACTCCCCGGGCGACCCTGGGACGGATGGCGCCCCTGCTGGAACGCCTGGGATTGCCCACCGACGCGGGTTTCCTCCGGCGCTTCCCCCATCAGCTCAGCGGAGGGCAGCGGCAGCGGCTCTGCCTCGCCATGGCCCTTTCCTGCGATCCCGGACTGCTGGTGCTGGACGAGCCCACCACGGCCCTGGATCCCCTGGCCCAGAAGACCTTCCTGGACCTGGTGCTCGAGCTCCAGCGGGAGCGGGGCCTGGCCTTCCTCTGGATCACCCACGATCTGGCCCTGGCCTCCCTGGCCTGCGAGCGCCTCCTGGTCATCTACGGCGGCGAGGCCGTGGAAGCCGGGCCCGCCGTCCACCTGCTCTCGGCTCCCAGGCACCCCTACACGGCCCGCCTCCTGACGGCCGCCCGGCGGCAGCCGTCGGTCGAAGCGGGCTTCCTGCCCGCGCCCCAGGACCGCCCCGCCGGATGCCCCTTCCAGCCCCGCTGCCCAGACCGCCAGGGCAGCTGTGTGGACTGGTCGCCCTGGCAGGGAACCCCCGACCACGGTCTTCGTTGCGATCGCCCGCTGCAACCGGCAGAGTAG
- a CDS encoding YdcH family protein — protein MDFLRPDLQERLMKEHFEFRKLMEEHRAADTRLCDLQRKPTLSAKESLEEVELKKTKLRAKERIYHIVQEASRHAEQ, from the coding sequence ATGGATTTCCTGCGCCCAGATCTCCAGGAGCGCCTGATGAAGGAGCACTTCGAATTCCGCAAGCTCATGGAAGAGCACCGGGCCGCCGACACGCGCCTGTGCGATCTCCAGAGGAAGCCCACGCTCTCGGCCAAGGAATCCCTGGAGGAGGTGGAACTGAAGAAGACCAAACTCCGCGCCAAGGAACGCATCTACCACATCGTGCAGGAGGCCTCCAGGCACGCCGAACAGTAG
- the hutI gene encoding imidazolonepropionase codes for MSDRRVLVNLRGLLTPDPAHAWAVDRIPDAALAMENGRVAWVGQATDLPAQWADAPKVDGGGTWATPGFVDPHTHLLFGGDRSGEFNRRLHGASYQQIAAEGGGIRETVRATRGATVAELVAAGEERLKAFRKRGVVHLECKTGYGLELEAESRLTAAYAELKKRGWSFDVTLLPAHDLAPEFVGDAEANARAVAEEWLPELVRRHPGIARFCDVFVETGVYTADQGRRIFEAGKRLGLIPRVHADELSWTGGAELAAEVGAASADHLMFCSEAGMKAMAAADVTPVLLPGTTLFLGMRDWAPARKMIEAGCRVALATDFNPGSCPCVDPLTILRLGCLQLRMTFEEAFTALTLHPARSLRRGDLGHLLPGAKADVLLWDVNELLELVYWVGEPYRPRLLPA; via the coding sequence ATGTCGGACCGCCGCGTGCTCGTGAACCTCCGGGGCCTGCTGACCCCCGATCCCGCCCATGCCTGGGCGGTGGACCGCATTCCGGATGCGGCCCTGGCCATGGAGAACGGCCGGGTGGCCTGGGTGGGCCAGGCCACAGACCTGCCCGCCCAGTGGGCCGATGCACCCAAGGTGGATGGCGGTGGGACCTGGGCCACGCCGGGCTTCGTGGATCCGCACACGCACCTGCTCTTCGGCGGCGACCGCTCCGGCGAGTTCAACCGCCGGCTCCATGGCGCCAGCTACCAGCAGATCGCCGCCGAGGGCGGCGGCATCCGGGAGACCGTGCGCGCCACCCGGGGCGCCACGGTGGCGGAGCTGGTGGCTGCGGGCGAGGAGCGTCTGAAGGCCTTCCGCAAGCGGGGTGTGGTGCACCTCGAGTGCAAGACGGGCTACGGTCTGGAACTGGAGGCGGAATCCCGCCTCACGGCCGCCTACGCGGAGCTGAAGAAGCGGGGCTGGAGCTTCGATGTGACCCTGCTTCCCGCCCATGACCTGGCCCCGGAATTCGTCGGGGACGCCGAGGCCAATGCCCGGGCCGTGGCCGAGGAGTGGCTGCCGGAGCTGGTGCGCCGTCACCCAGGCATCGCGCGGTTCTGCGATGTGTTCGTGGAGACGGGGGTCTACACCGCGGACCAGGGCCGCCGCATCTTCGAGGCCGGGAAGCGCCTGGGGCTGATCCCCCGGGTGCATGCGGACGAACTCAGCTGGACCGGCGGGGCCGAGCTGGCAGCCGAGGTGGGCGCCGCCAGCGCGGACCACCTCATGTTCTGCAGCGAGGCGGGCATGAAGGCCATGGCCGCCGCCGACGTCACGCCGGTGCTGCTGCCGGGCACCACCCTCTTCCTGGGCATGCGCGACTGGGCCCCCGCCCGGAAGATGATCGAGGCCGGCTGTCGCGTCGCCCTGGCCACGGACTTCAATCCCGGCTCCTGCCCCTGCGTGGACCCGCTCACCATCCTTCGCCTGGGCTGCCTCCAGCTGCGCATGACTTTCGAAGAGGCCTTCACGGCTCTCACCTTGCACCCCGCCCGCAGCTTGCGCCGCGGAGATCTCGGCCACCTCCTCCCCGGGGCCAAGGCCGACGTGCTGCTGTGGGACGTGAATGAGCTGCTGGAGCTGGTGTACTGGGTGGGCGAGCCCTATCGGCCCAGGCTCCTGCCCGCCTGA